The following are from one region of the Ananas comosus cultivar F153 linkage group 20, ASM154086v1, whole genome shotgun sequence genome:
- the LOC109725406 gene encoding adenine phosphoribosyltransferase 2-like isoform X4: MREKMLEEEGGENGAVAVDPRLKAISESIRVVPHFPKPGIMFNDITTLLLHPGVFKDAVDIFVDRYRHMTISAVAEARGFIFGPAIALAIGAKFIPLRKPKKLPGEVISEKYVLEYGTDCLEMHVGAVQPEERVIVIDDLVATGGTLCAAIRLLERAGAEVVECACLIGLPKFKGYCRLNGKPVYVLVESRQ, translated from the exons atgagagagaaaatgtTGGAAGAGGAGGGGGGAGAGAACGGGGCCGTGGCAGTAGACCCGCGTTTGAAGGCGATCTCGGAGTCCATCCGTGTGGTTCCTCACTTCCCCAAACCAG GGATCATGTTCAACGACATCACCACCCTTCTCCTCCACCCCGGCGTCTTCAAAGACGCCGTCGACATCTTCGTCGACCGTTACCGCCACATGACCATCTCCGCCGTCGCCG AGGCTAGGGGATTCATATTTGGCCCTGCTATCGCGCTAGCAATTGGAGCGAAATTCATACCGTTGCGAAAACCTAAGAAATTGCCAG GTGAAGTAATTTCAGAAAAATACGTGCTCGAATATGGTACCGACTGTTTGGAGATGCACGTTGGAGCTGTTCAGCCAGAAGAGCGTGTAATAGTCATTGATGATTTGGTTGCCACTGGCGGTACATTATGTGCCGCAATAAGGCTTCTTG AACGTGCTGGAGCAGAAGTGGTTGAATGTGCCTGTCTCATCGGATTACCTAAATTCAAG GGTTACTGTAGGCTGAACGGGAAGCCCGTGTATGTTCTCGTGGAGTCCCGCCAATAA
- the LOC109725406 gene encoding adenine phosphoribosyltransferase 2-like isoform X5, with protein MREKMLEEEGGENGAVAVDPRLKAISESIRVVPHFPKPGIMFNDITTLLLHPGVFKDAVDIFVDRYRHMTISAVAGIEARGFIFGPAIALAIGAKFIPLRKPKKLPGEVISEKYVLEYGTDCLEMHVGAVQPEERVIVIDDLVATGGTLCAAIRLLERAGAEVVECACLIGLPKFKPLTKADYAGH; from the exons atgagagagaaaatgtTGGAAGAGGAGGGGGGAGAGAACGGGGCCGTGGCAGTAGACCCGCGTTTGAAGGCGATCTCGGAGTCCATCCGTGTGGTTCCTCACTTCCCCAAACCAG GGATCATGTTCAACGACATCACCACCCTTCTCCTCCACCCCGGCGTCTTCAAAGACGCCGTCGACATCTTCGTCGACCGTTACCGCCACATGACCATCTCCGCCGTCGCCG GAATAGAGGCTAGGGGATTCATATTTGGCCCTGCTATCGCGCTAGCAATTGGAGCGAAATTCATACCGTTGCGAAAACCTAAGAAATTGCCAG GTGAAGTAATTTCAGAAAAATACGTGCTCGAATATGGTACCGACTGTTTGGAGATGCACGTTGGAGCTGTTCAGCCAGAAGAGCGTGTAATAGTCATTGATGATTTGGTTGCCACTGGCGGTACATTATGTGCCGCAATAAGGCTTCTTG AACGTGCTGGAGCAGAAGTGGTTGAATGTGCCTGTCTCATCGGATTACCTAAATTCAAG CCGTTGACAAAGGCTGATTATGCTGGACat TGA
- the LOC109725406 gene encoding adenine phosphoribosyltransferase 2-like isoform X1, whose protein sequence is MREKMLEEEGGENGAVAVDPRLKAISESIRVVPHFPKPGIMFNDITTLLLHPGVFKDAVDIFVDRYRHMTISAVAGIEARGFIFGPAIALAIGAKFIPLRKPKKLPGEVISEKYVLEYGTDCLEMHVGAVQPEERVIVIDDLVATGGTLCAAIRLLERAGAEVVECACLIGLPKFKPLTKADYAGHGYCRLNGKPVYVLVESRQ, encoded by the exons atgagagagaaaatgtTGGAAGAGGAGGGGGGAGAGAACGGGGCCGTGGCAGTAGACCCGCGTTTGAAGGCGATCTCGGAGTCCATCCGTGTGGTTCCTCACTTCCCCAAACCAG GGATCATGTTCAACGACATCACCACCCTTCTCCTCCACCCCGGCGTCTTCAAAGACGCCGTCGACATCTTCGTCGACCGTTACCGCCACATGACCATCTCCGCCGTCGCCG GAATAGAGGCTAGGGGATTCATATTTGGCCCTGCTATCGCGCTAGCAATTGGAGCGAAATTCATACCGTTGCGAAAACCTAAGAAATTGCCAG GTGAAGTAATTTCAGAAAAATACGTGCTCGAATATGGTACCGACTGTTTGGAGATGCACGTTGGAGCTGTTCAGCCAGAAGAGCGTGTAATAGTCATTGATGATTTGGTTGCCACTGGCGGTACATTATGTGCCGCAATAAGGCTTCTTG AACGTGCTGGAGCAGAAGTGGTTGAATGTGCCTGTCTCATCGGATTACCTAAATTCAAG CCGTTGACAAAGGCTGATTATGCTGGACat GGTTACTGTAGGCTGAACGGGAAGCCCGTGTATGTTCTCGTGGAGTCCCGCCAATAA
- the LOC109725573 gene encoding uncharacterized protein LOC109725573: QLGHGPIPFSIASFELHHKLSSISLSQERARVFAGEAAKRSQEISKEAAKRSQELTMGAACLSQELVSETAKKSREIAAEATKKADLVHSEALRAAGQIKTLASDIPIPPIPPIPPIPSISAGSGSGSPAADDELKQFGVTEELREFVKGITISTFRDFPMEDEPEISEVPTVSNVRQDLSEWQARHATLVLSTVKDLSLKQKYLVTFTVGYKQRENVNAAVQKFSENFTILLFHYDGRTSEWDEFEWSKRAIHVSTRKQTKWWYAKRFLHPDIVAPYEYIFVWDEDLAVEHFNAEEYIKLAKKHGLEISQPALDTEKEIAWRMTRRKGDVEVHKETEERPDYCPDPHLPPCAAFVEIMAPVFSRKAWRCVWHMMRI, encoded by the exons CAATTGGGCCATGGGCCAATTCCCTTCTCCATCGCGAGCTTCGAGCTCCACCACAAGCTttcctccatctctctctctcaggagaGGGCTAGGGTATTCGCGGGGGAGGCGGCGAAGCGGTCGCAGGAGATATCCAAGGAGGCGGCGAAGCGGTCGCAGGAGCTCACCATGGGCGCCGCGTGCCTCTCTCAGGAGCTCGTCTCCGAGACGGCGAAGAAGTCGCGGGAGATCGCGGCGGAGGCGACGAAGAAGGCCGATCTCGTCCACTCCGAGGCCCTCCGCGCCGCGGGgcagatcaaaaccctagcatCTGATATCCCCATCCCCCCGATCCCCCCGATTCCCCCAATCCCGTCCATCTCCGCTGGATCCGGATCCGGATCTCCCGCCGCCGATGACGAGCTCAAGCAGTTCGGGGTCACGGAGGAGCTCAGGGAGTTCGTGAAGGGGATCACGATCAGCACCTTCCGCGATTTTCCCATGGAAG ATGAACCAGAAATATCTGAGGTTCCTACAGTGTCAAATGTTCGGCAGGATCTTAGCGAATGGCAAGCGAGGCATGCTACTCTTGTTCTCTCAACTGTTAAG GACCTGTCCCTTAAGCAGAAGTATCTTGTAACTTTTACAGTTGGTTATAAACAGAGAGAAAATGTTAATGCCGCAGTCCAAAAG ttttctgaaaattttacCATCCTACTGTTCCATTATGACGGAAGAACGAGCGAATGGGATGAGTTCGAGTGGTCGAAGCGGGCTATTCATGTGAGCACCAGAAAGCAGACGAAATG GTGGTATGCGAAACGATTCTTGCACCCTGACATCGTGGCTCCATACGAGTACATATTCGTCTGGGACGAAGATCTTGCAGTCGAGCATTTCAATGCCGAAGA ATACATTAAGCTGGCGAAAAAGCACGGATTAGAGATCTCGCAGCCTGCTTTGGACACGGAAAAGGAGATAGCATGGCGAATGACGCGGAGAAAAGGCGATGTTGAAGTTCATAA AGAAACAGAAGAAAGACCAGACTATTGCCCTGATCCTCATCTTCCACCATGTGCCGC ATTTGTTGAGATAATGGCTCCAGTGTTCTCCAGAAAAGCATGGAGATGCGTATGGCATATGATGCGCATTTGA
- the LOC109725406 gene encoding adenine phosphoribosyltransferase 2-like isoform X2: protein MREKMLEEEGGENGAVAVDPRLKAISESIRVVPHFPKPGIMFNDITTLLLHPGVFKDAVDIFVDRYRHMTISAVAEARGFIFGPAIALAIGAKFIPLRKPKKLPGEVISEKYVLEYGTDCLEMHVGAVQPEERVIVIDDLVATGGTLCAAIRLLERAGAEVVECACLIGLPKFKPLTKADYAGHGYCRLNGKPVYVLVESRQ from the exons atgagagagaaaatgtTGGAAGAGGAGGGGGGAGAGAACGGGGCCGTGGCAGTAGACCCGCGTTTGAAGGCGATCTCGGAGTCCATCCGTGTGGTTCCTCACTTCCCCAAACCAG GGATCATGTTCAACGACATCACCACCCTTCTCCTCCACCCCGGCGTCTTCAAAGACGCCGTCGACATCTTCGTCGACCGTTACCGCCACATGACCATCTCCGCCGTCGCCG AGGCTAGGGGATTCATATTTGGCCCTGCTATCGCGCTAGCAATTGGAGCGAAATTCATACCGTTGCGAAAACCTAAGAAATTGCCAG GTGAAGTAATTTCAGAAAAATACGTGCTCGAATATGGTACCGACTGTTTGGAGATGCACGTTGGAGCTGTTCAGCCAGAAGAGCGTGTAATAGTCATTGATGATTTGGTTGCCACTGGCGGTACATTATGTGCCGCAATAAGGCTTCTTG AACGTGCTGGAGCAGAAGTGGTTGAATGTGCCTGTCTCATCGGATTACCTAAATTCAAG CCGTTGACAAAGGCTGATTATGCTGGACat GGTTACTGTAGGCTGAACGGGAAGCCCGTGTATGTTCTCGTGGAGTCCCGCCAATAA
- the LOC109725406 gene encoding adenine phosphoribosyltransferase 2-like isoform X3 — MREKMLEEEGGENGAVAVDPRLKAISESIRVVPHFPKPGIMFNDITTLLLHPGVFKDAVDIFVDRYRHMTISAVAGIEARGFIFGPAIALAIGAKFIPLRKPKKLPGEVISEKYVLEYGTDCLEMHVGAVQPEERVIVIDDLVATGGTLCAAIRLLERAGAEVVECACLIGLPKFKGYCRLNGKPVYVLVESRQ; from the exons atgagagagaaaatgtTGGAAGAGGAGGGGGGAGAGAACGGGGCCGTGGCAGTAGACCCGCGTTTGAAGGCGATCTCGGAGTCCATCCGTGTGGTTCCTCACTTCCCCAAACCAG GGATCATGTTCAACGACATCACCACCCTTCTCCTCCACCCCGGCGTCTTCAAAGACGCCGTCGACATCTTCGTCGACCGTTACCGCCACATGACCATCTCCGCCGTCGCCG GAATAGAGGCTAGGGGATTCATATTTGGCCCTGCTATCGCGCTAGCAATTGGAGCGAAATTCATACCGTTGCGAAAACCTAAGAAATTGCCAG GTGAAGTAATTTCAGAAAAATACGTGCTCGAATATGGTACCGACTGTTTGGAGATGCACGTTGGAGCTGTTCAGCCAGAAGAGCGTGTAATAGTCATTGATGATTTGGTTGCCACTGGCGGTACATTATGTGCCGCAATAAGGCTTCTTG AACGTGCTGGAGCAGAAGTGGTTGAATGTGCCTGTCTCATCGGATTACCTAAATTCAAG GGTTACTGTAGGCTGAACGGGAAGCCCGTGTATGTTCTCGTGGAGTCCCGCCAATAA